CGACTTACCCTGACGGGCGACTGCGCTCCGGCATCGGCACCATCTTCCCGCGCAGCAGGACCCTGGTGACACTCCCGGGCATCCACGCCTTGCAGCGGATCGCCTATATCGCCGACCTCAATGCCACGCGACTTGCCGCAGGCCTGCCGGCCCTGGAGGAAGAGGATGAGATGAGCGAGTGGCAGCATTCAGTCGACTTGATCATGGATGCCGGCTGTGTCCTGATCCGGCCCGATCCTGAAAATATGGCGCTGGCCTATGAAGCCGATGAATTGCTTCAGGAACTGCTATCCAAACAGAAAATCAAATTCCTCAACCTGATGAATGAAAACGTCCGCGTCGCCATCAAGAAACGAGGCGAAAACTGGCGGATCGCCGCCCTCCCCCAGACCCCTGATGAAATGAAGCAGATGATTCTCGCCTCCATTACCCCCATTGAAGGTAAGTCGATTTATTATTACAGCCGCGACACGGGCACCCGCTTTGTCAGCTTTCAGCAATTCTGCAATTTGGGAGCCCTGCCGGACGAGGAGCTGAAGCGCCACCTGATCGAGATCCGGGACTATTCGTGCAAATACAACCGGATGGCCCATCCCGAGGTCACTTTTTTCGCCGCCGACAAAACCTTTACCCACACCCGGTTCGCCCATGCCATTCAGGACCCCATCCGCCCCTGTTACGAAGCCCTCAAGAATGCATTCCGCGAGGCGGTCCCGCCGGAACTGCGCGAAGATAACGCGGAAGACACCGAGTGGCGGAACTCCATGTTTTCCGCCCTCCTCGGCCAGCACGACCAAACGATTCCCGAGGAAGTGCTGCTGGGGTTGAGTCCGGAGTTCTTCATGCAGATTGAATGGTTGCCCGGCGGAAAAATCGAGGAGGGCGAACTGATCTTCGACTCCATCTTCGACGAACTGGATCGCAACCCGTCCTCCCCTGAATTGCAACTGTTATGCGATGAGAAAGCCCGCGGCTTTATCTTCAATTATGTCAGGGAATTCGGCGACATCGAATACGTGAACATCGGGCGGGTCATCGGGTCCCTTTCCCGCCGTCCGACCACTGCAGGCCGCCGTGAAGTCTATGTGTCGGAAGTGAAGCAGACCAATATCACCCGCCCCATTGTACGCATCAGCCGCATGCAGAAATGGGGAATCCGGGAACACCTCAATGAGGGGAAAGACCTCCTCCCGTCCATCATGGAGGCGGAAGAATACACGGAATACATCCTCGACCGGCGATTGGGATGCCAGCAACTGGGGATGAACCTGCCGCCCCGGGTGGCCACAAGGAAAATCAGCGAGCATTACCGCGGCGGGCGTTATGATGGACAACTCATCTGGTCGACCTATTTCGAACGCGATTACCTGCCCGGCCTGGCCAGCGACAAGATTCCTCGCTCCCGCTACCAGAATCCCGCCTATGCCCTAAAATTTGCCGGACTCCTGGGAAAAGCCGCCGCCTCCAACCTGATTGTCGGACGCATGAACCTGCAGAACACCGTGCTGTTCGATGACGGGGATGAAGTCATTCTGGAAAACAGCAGCGGGATGCCGGCCGAACTGATTGTCTCGGATCACACCGGCGCCTTTACGGACTATTTTTCGCCATTAGACGCCTTCGCCAATGCCTACGCCATGCCCCTCCTCCGCCGGATCCCCTTCTTCCCGGAACCCCAGGCCGCAGTGGACGCCTATCTGGCCGCTTTTGTCGAGAGGCTCACGCATACTCAACAGGAGTATCGATTGCGGAAACGGGCGTTCGACATGCTCTTTAAGCACCGGCCCCGGGATGAACGCGGGAGTTTCGCGTATCGCTGGGAGCGCATTCTCGACCGGCTGAATCACACCAATCCAGTCCATTTGGAAAAGGCCATCCGGAAAGAGTTTGCAACCTGATCCCCCCTCTATGCGGCACTTAACCCCCTATGGTTTCAACCGCTTCGTGAGTCTTCTGGCCGGACTGCTCCTGCCGGCGTTGTCCCAGGCAACCCCTAGCCTTGAATATGGCCCCGTTGCCCCCGTGCCAGCCAATACGCTCATGCCGGAAGCCGGTCCCCGCCTGACCGAACGTCTGAGTGCCCCCGCCCCGCTCCTCGATCCGCGCTTCGGGGAGACCCGCTGGCCCTGCATTATCAAGGGCGGCCAATGGGCGAAACGACAATCCCAAACCCCGCTTCCGGCGCATGCACAGGGGCTGATTCCCGAATTGAAAAAACAGTTCATCACCGAGGGCCTCCCCCAGGAACTAGCCTGGGTGGCCGAGGTGGAATCCACGTTGAATACCCATGCGGTCAGCCGGTCGGGTGCACGGGGCCTGTTCCAATTCAAAACAGAAGCCGCCCGCCGGTTTGGCCTCCTGAAAGCAGAGGAGGATTTCCGGACCACGCCTGATAAAAGTGCCAAAGCCGCCGCGCAATACCTGGCGCAACTGTATGCCCGCTTCAGCGACTGGACCCTGTCCGTCGCCGCCTACAATGCCGGAGAGGGCTGTGTGGGACGGCTGCTGAAGCAGCACGGGGCACGTGACTATGCGGCGATTGCGGCGGAACTCCCGCCCCAGACACAGGTCTATGTGATCAAAATCATGACCACCCTGGCGCTGCGCGAAAACACGCAGCTCAGCGCCCTGCCCCCGCCCAGCAGCCCCCCGGTCAGTCCCACTGCGAATTGATCTGCTGGCGCACGCGACCGATGATGTCGCGCTGATCATAGGAATGCTCATCGGAATAGCCGCCACTGTGCCCGAATGACATCAGGGTGCAGGAGGCGCGAACCTCATCGGTGATAAACCGCGAGATCTGGCCATAGGCATGTTTGTCACCCATCCCGCCCCAGCGTTGATACACCCGCATCGGCCAGGTGATATACAGGACGTCGCGGGCACGGGTCATGGCGACATAGGCCAAGCGCCGCTCCTCTTCGAGCTCCTTTTCACTGCCGGTGGACTTCTCGGAAGGCAACGAGCCATCCGACGCATGTATCACATAGACCACATCCCACTCGCACCCCTTCGCCGAATGAATCGTGGACAACACCAGCCGGTCATCATCCTGCGCGGCATGCGCCGCAATATCACGGGTGGAGTTAGGCGGATCCAACGTCAGATCCGTCAGCAATTGCCGACGCGATTTATAGCGCGACGCGACCTGTTCAATGTGGTCCAGGTCACGGACCCGGGCCTGGGCATTCTCATAGCGGAGATTCATGAGGGGTTCATAGAAGGCCCGGATGCGCTGAATCTGGGCCACCGGGTCGCTCTCCCCGGCCTTCACCAAATCCACCATTAACTGGCCCAGCATTTTCCAACCCGCCTGGGCGGCGGCCGGCACGGGGAAGGTCAGCATCGCCAGGGGATCCTGAGCCCGGCTGATATGCGTCACGATCTTGGCCGCCGTGGCCGGCCCGATCTTGTCGATCATCTGCAGGACCCGATACCAGGCGATTTCATCGGATGCATTTTCCGAGACCCGCAGGAAACTGATCAGGTCCTTGACATGCGCCGCATCCAGAAAGCGCAGGCCGCCATATTTGTGGTAGGGAATATTCCGGGTGGTCAGGAGAATTTCAAGGGAGTCCGAAAGATGTCCTGAACGGAACAGCACCGCCTGCTTGCTCAGGGGAATCCCCTTCTCGAGATGCTCCCGGATCCGGTCTACGACAAACTGGTCCTGCGAGGCCTCATCCCGGCAGGTTACGATCATCGGCCGTTGCCCCTCCTTGCGGGCAGACCAGAGATCCTTGGTAAACCGGTCATGGGCCTGACTGATCAGCCGGTTGGTCGTCTCCAGAATCGGGCAGACCGAACGGTAATTCTGTTCCAGCGTGATCACCGTGGCCCCGGGAAACTGCTGGGGAAAATCGAGGATATTCCGGACATTGGCGGCGCGGAAGCCGTAAATGCTCTGGGCGTCATCACCCACGGCCATGATGTTCTGGTTGAATTTCCGCAGGGCCCGCAGGATATCGGCCTGCACGAGGTTGGTATCCTGATACTCATCCACCAGCACATGCTCGAACCGGCCGCCGATCTCACGCGCGAGCTCATCGGAGCTCATCAATTGCAACCAATACAGCAACAGGTCATCATAATCCATGACGCCCCGCTGCTGTTTACGGATCACATAGCCACTGAACAGGCTCTTGAGTTCCTCCTGGTATTCCAGGCACCAGGAATAGTGCTTGGTCAGCACGCTGGGCAGTTGTTCCCCCCCATTCACACAGCGCGAATAAATCCCCATCAAGGTTCCCTTGCGGGGAAACCGCTTGTCATTTTTACCGATATTCAATTCGTGACGGATCACATTCAGCAGATCCTCTGAATCCGACTGGTCCATCACGGTGAAGTTGTTTGGCAGGCCCGCTTGTTTGGAATAGGTGCGGAGCAGGCGATTGGCAATGGCGTGGAAGGTCCCCCCCCAGACACGGCCCGTCATGTGGGCGGTATGCAAGCTGACAGCGGCCGCCCGACTGAGCATCTCCTCGGCAGCCCGCCGGGTAAACGTCATCAGCAGGATATTGGAGGGATTCACCCCCTGCGAGATCAAATAGGCGACACGATAGGCCAGGGTCTTGGTTTTACCACTCCCTGCGCCTGCCACCACCAGGAGCGGTCCCTCTCCATGCACAACGGCCTGCCGTTGCTGGGGATTGAGATCCGCCAACCATTCCAAATTATCTTTAACCGGTTCTGTCATCTGTTCCATCCATGTGCAAAAAATAGATGATGACAGAAACCCCCGTACGCTTCAAGGGCGCACCCGATTAATTCCACCCTAACCTGCAGCAGAATGGAGTCCATAGGGCTAGGTCAGCCTCATTTCAGCCGCATAAGGACGGCTCGGCCGGGACGCCTCGCCCTACCGGATTAATATCAAGTGTTGCTTGAACTTGCAGGGGGTAGGGCGAACCGTCCCGGTGAGCCGCTGTGGCTGCTGAGTGGCTGTTTTGCCCAATCCAGCCCAAGTGAAAATGATGAAATCAACGGCACCCCTTAAAACCTCATGGACATGGGATGAATGGCAGCAAAGCCGCGCGCTCCGTAAGGCCATTACCGACCCGATCTCCCCCACCGAAACGCGCCGCAGTAAAAGCTCTTCTGACCGACGTTTAAGGGCTGCCTTTTCAGGTCGACGTGCTCCGTAAGGTCTTGCGGGCGCATCTCTATATTTTGGCTCTCTCTGTGGGGCGGATGTCCCCATCCGCCTTGTTTCCAGTTGGACCCGTAGACAGGCGGATGGGGACATCCGCCCCACAACTCAGAGATGCGCTCAACCCTGATTTGCGCATTGATGCGGGGGGCCACTTCTCGCTATCTTTCCACTCATGGACGAAGACCAAAACCAGAGCCCACTCAAAGAACCGCTTCAGGGAAGTACTCACTCAACCGCCCCTGCCCCCAGTGCCGGGAAAGGCTGGCTCTCTCTTTTCCGTCCGCCCAATCTCTTTACCGTCCCCGGTGATCCCCTGGGCGGTGCGTTGCTGGCCGCCTTGGCTCTACAGGTGGTCCCGGCCTGGAATGCGGTGTATGCCGTCATGGGGGCCGCCCTGGCCTTCTATGCCAGCGGCCTGCTGGCCAACGACTTCTTTGACCGCGCCATAGATGCCCGGGAGCGGCCCGGCCGGCCCATCCCGTCAGGTGCGGTCAGCCCGGCCGCCGTTAAGTGGGCCGCCATTCTCCTCTCTCTGGCCGGACTGCTCATGACCCTCCCGGCTGGTCGCGCCGCCATCGCCACGGGGCTGCTGCTGGTCCTGGCCTCCTGGTTCTACAATGCCGCGGGCAAACGACTGGCCTGGTTATCCCCTCTCTCCATGGGGATCTGCCGAGGGTTGAGCCTGTTGCTGGGGGCGGCGGTCCTGGGCCGCGAGGGACTCACCTCACCCCCCGTGCTGATGGCCGCTCTTTTCCTGACCCTGTACGTCGCCCTCATTACCCTCATCGCCCGCCACGAAGCCGACCCTGAAGCGGAACCCATTCCCGGCTGGTGCCGCTGGGGCATTCCCCTCCTCCTGACGGTCTGGCTGGTTATCCTGCTGATCAGACCGGGTGGGCCCATCGAGTTCAATTGGAAAAGCATGTCAGCCCTGTTATCGGCCATGTCTATTCTCTGGGCGATCGTGTGGGTCGCCCAGATGCGCCCCCAGGCCTCACCCCGCGTCATCCAGGCCTCGGTCGGCGGCCTGATCCGTGGCCTCCTTTTTACCCAGGCGGCGCTCTGCGCCTCAACGGGCGGCGCCGGCGAAGGGTTCGCCCTCCTCCTGCTTTTTCTCTTTCCAGTAAGCGGTTGGATTGGCAAATGGTTTTATGGTAGTTAATAAAGAAATGAGAAACCGTTTAGTCATCATTCAAGTGGCCGGATTGGGCTATGACTTCCTGACCGAAACGTTCGGGGCCACGTGGGGCGGACTCCCGCTCGAGCCCTTGACCAGCGTGTTCCCCGCCCTCACCTGCACCGCCCAGGCCACCTTCCGGACCGCGGCCCCCGTGTCAAGCCACGGCATGATGGCCAATGGCCAGTTCCACCGGGAACTCCGGCGTCCGCTCCTCTGGGAACAATCTTCCGCCCTGGTTTCCGGTCCGCGGATCTGGGACGCCTTCCGACAGCGGGGCAAGCGCGTGGCGATGCTCTTCTGGCAGCAGTCACTGGGCGAATCGGTGGACATCATTCTTTCCCCCGCCCCCATCCATAAACATGGCGGCGGGATGGTTCAAAGCGTGTACAGTCAACCCGCCGGCCTTTATGACTCGCTCTGCAAATCCATCAAGCGCACCTTCCCTCTTCACCGCTACTGGGGCCCCCTGGCCTCGCCCGTTTCCTCCGACTGGATTGCCAAGGCCACCGCACTCCTGCTGGCCGACCCGGACCAGGCGCCCGATCTCTGCCTGACCTATCTCCCCGCACTCGACTACGACCTCCAGCGACATGGGCCGGCGCATCCAGCCGCCAAACGGGCCCTGTCGGCCTTGCTTGAGCAACTCGCCCTCATCCGGAACGCCGCCGAAAAAAACGGGTACGACCTGATCCTCTTCGGTGACTACGCCATCGGCCCCTCGACTCAAGCGATATTCCCGAACCGGGCCCTGCTTGAGGCCAACTTGTTCCAAACCCGCACGGTAGCCGGGATGCACTACCCGGATTTTCACGCCAGTCAGGCCTTTGCCATGGTCGACCACGAAATCGCCCATGTCACCTTGCGAAACACAGCAAATATTGAGGAAACCCGCACCGCACTGGCCTCCCTGGACGGCATTGAAACCATCATGGATGCCAAAGCCCAACACGCCGCCGGGCTTGCCCATCCGCATGGGGGCGAGTTGCTACTGGTGGCCAAGCCCGGCTTCTGGTTTGCCTACCCCTGGTGGACGGACCGGAAAAAAGCGCCGGATTATGCCAGCCATGTGGATATCCATAACAAGCCCGGCTATGATCCCTGTGAGCTGTTCTTCGGCTGGCCCCCGATCTCGGTCAGTCAGGACACCCGCCGCATCAAGGGCTCGCATGGAAGAATCGGTAAAGACCGGGATGCCGTCTGGGCAAGTACCTGCCAGTTGGCTGGCACCCCCGCCACCCTGCAGGAACTCGCCCAACTTGTGAAGCAACACCTGGAGACCCTGTCGTGAGCTCATCCGTTACCGGCTTCCAGCAACGCCTCTCGATCCCTTTCGAGTTCCCCGTGTATTTCCACCGGGCCACCTTCTCCCCGGACAATCCCCTGCTCGCCAACACCATTAACCGCCTCCATGAGCCGCGTCGCCACCGGGTGATGGTGTGCGTGGATAAAGGTGCCGCCCGCGCCTGGCCGCATTATGAGGCCCGGATCCAAGCCTATTTCAAGGCACATCAGGATCTCCTTGAGCTTGCCGGCCCCATCGAGACGATCACCGGCGGCGAACAGGCCAAGCAGGAACTTGCCGGCCTCACCCGGATGATAGCGCTGATGGAGAAACGCCATCTGGCACGCCAGAGCGTGGTGTTGATTATGGGCGGGGGGAGCATCCTTGATATGGCCGGACTGGCCGCCTCGCTCGTCCACCGGGGGCTACGGGTCATCCGCATGCCCACCACCGTGGTGGGCCAGAACGATGTCGGCGTCGGGGTTAAAACCGGGATCGATCTCTTTGGCAGCAAAAACTTTCTCGGCACGTTCGCGCCTCCCTTTGCCGTGGTCAATGACTTCGATTTCCTGGACCGCCTGCCTGACCGGGAATGGATTGCCGGCGTTGCCGAGGCCTTCAAAGTCGCTATGATCAAAGACCGGCCGTTCTTCACCTATCTCTGCCGGAATGCCCGGGCGCTCCGCCAGCGGGAGACGTCCGTTATGGAACGGTTGGTCATTACCTGCGCCAAACTGCATCTGGATCATATCCGTGACGGTGGTGATCCGTTTGAAAACGGAAGCGCCCGCCCGCTTGATTTCGGGCACTGGTCGGCCCATCAACTTGAAGTCATGTCAGGCTATCGCCTGCGGCATGGCGAGGCGGTCTCCATCGGCATTGCCCTGGACTCGTATTACGCCATGCGCCTGGGCCTGATCCCGGAAAAGGCCCTGACCACCCTGCTCACCGCCCTCAAGGCAACTGGGCTGCCCATCTGGAATAAACAACTCACCTCACTCAAGCCGGACGGGTCGCTGGCCATTCTGGAAGGCTTGACCCGTTTCCAGGAACATCTGGGCGGACCGCTTACCATTACTCTCCCCGCCCCCATCGGGGCCCGGACCGAAGTCCACACCATGGACCCCGCGATCATTGCCGAAGGGATTACCTACCTGAAAAAATGTGTAGACTCTAAACTCACATCATAATCTTAATCGTAATCTTAATCTTAATCGTAATCTCCAGACCCAAAGAGGATTATGATTACGATTAAGATTATGATTATGAGTGAAATGAAAACCCATGAAGCCACGCCATCATCTGACCTATTGCCTGAATGTTCATCCGGGAGAGACCTGGGCGGAGAACCTGGCCGCCATCCAGACGCATACCCTGGCGATCCGCGACCGGGTGTCCTGCGGCCAGCCGTTCGGGCTGGGCTTGCGGTTGAGTCACCAGGCGGCCAATACCTTGTGCCAACCTGACGCACTGGCCGCCTTTAAACAATTCATGGGGGAGCAGAACCTCTACGCCTTTACCATCAACGGCTTCCCCTATGGCTCCTTTCACACCAGCCCGGTCAAGACGACGGTCTACAAGCCAGACTGGTCGACCCCGGAGCGTCTCGATTATACCCTTACCCTGGCGCGCATCCTGGCGGCATTGCTCCCGGAAGGGACCGACGGCAGCATCAGCACCGTCCCGCTCGGCTACAAGTTCACTCCGGGGCGGGAGGACGCGGGCACCCCCTCCAGCGAGATGATGATCAAGTTGGCCGAATGCGCGGCCTCCCTACATGACATTCACATGAACACCGGCCGGGAGATTCATCTCGGACTCGAGCCCGAACCCGACTGTCTTCTCGAAACAACGCCGGAAGTCATTCAGTTTTTCGAGCAGCAATTCATCCCTCATGCCATTCCGCAGGTCGTCGCACGCCTGTCCTGCACCCGCTCCGAGGCCGAAGCGATCCTGCGCCGCCACATCGGTGTGTGTTTTGACACCTGCCATCTGGCTATTCAGTTTGAAGATCTGACCGAAAGCCTCGCCCGGTTTGCCGGGCATGGCATCCGGATCTCCAAAGTCCAGTTGAGTTCCGCACTGGAGGTCACGCCTACCCCGGCG
The sequence above is a segment of the bacterium genome. Coding sequences within it:
- a CDS encoding ATP-dependent helicase — protein: MTEPVKDNLEWLADLNPQQRQAVVHGEGPLLVVAGAGSGKTKTLAYRVAYLISQGVNPSNILLMTFTRRAAEEMLSRAAAVSLHTAHMTGRVWGGTFHAIANRLLRTYSKQAGLPNNFTVMDQSDSEDLLNVIRHELNIGKNDKRFPRKGTLMGIYSRCVNGGEQLPSVLTKHYSWCLEYQEELKSLFSGYVIRKQQRGVMDYDDLLLYWLQLMSSDELAREIGGRFEHVLVDEYQDTNLVQADILRALRKFNQNIMAVGDDAQSIYGFRAANVRNILDFPQQFPGATVITLEQNYRSVCPILETTNRLISQAHDRFTKDLWSARKEGQRPMIVTCRDEASQDQFVVDRIREHLEKGIPLSKQAVLFRSGHLSDSLEILLTTRNIPYHKYGGLRFLDAAHVKDLISFLRVSENASDEIAWYRVLQMIDKIGPATAAKIVTHISRAQDPLAMLTFPVPAAAQAGWKMLGQLMVDLVKAGESDPVAQIQRIRAFYEPLMNLRYENAQARVRDLDHIEQVASRYKSRRQLLTDLTLDPPNSTRDIAAHAAQDDDRLVLSTIHSAKGCEWDVVYVIHASDGSLPSEKSTGSEKELEEERRLAYVAMTRARDVLYITWPMRVYQRWGGMGDKHAYGQISRFITDEVRASCTLMSFGHSGGYSDEHSYDQRDIIGRVRQQINSQWD
- a CDS encoding lytic transglycosylase domain-containing protein, with product MRHLTPYGFNRFVSLLAGLLLPALSQATPSLEYGPVAPVPANTLMPEAGPRLTERLSAPAPLLDPRFGETRWPCIIKGGQWAKRQSQTPLPAHAQGLIPELKKQFITEGLPQELAWVAEVESTLNTHAVSRSGARGLFQFKTEAARRFGLLKAEEDFRTTPDKSAKAAAQYLAQLYARFSDWTLSVAAYNAGEGCVGRLLKQHGARDYAAIAAELPPQTQVYVIKIMTTLALRENTQLSALPPPSSPPVSPTAN
- the eboE gene encoding metabolite traffic protein EboE; translation: MKPRHHLTYCLNVHPGETWAENLAAIQTHTLAIRDRVSCGQPFGLGLRLSHQAANTLCQPDALAAFKQFMGEQNLYAFTINGFPYGSFHTSPVKTTVYKPDWSTPERLDYTLTLARILAALLPEGTDGSISTVPLGYKFTPGREDAGTPSSEMMIKLAECAASLHDIHMNTGREIHLGLEPEPDCLLETTPEVIQFFEQQFIPHAIPQVVARLSCTRSEAEAILRRHIGVCFDTCHLAIQFEDLTESLARFAGHGIRISKVQLSSALEVTPTPAARARLTDFLDPVYLHQVKARPPFRYADLKEALEGPATPETPDSLWRIHFHVPLYFEGHGPLHATANTLNARFWSQLTTLPAGHLEIETYTFHVLPPALQAGGVVASTVREYEWVNGKLRHSS
- a CDS encoding UbiA family prenyltransferase, whose amino-acid sequence is MDEDQNQSPLKEPLQGSTHSTAPAPSAGKGWLSLFRPPNLFTVPGDPLGGALLAALALQVVPAWNAVYAVMGAALAFYASGLLANDFFDRAIDARERPGRPIPSGAVSPAAVKWAAILLSLAGLLMTLPAGRAAIATGLLLVLASWFYNAAGKRLAWLSPLSMGICRGLSLLLGAAVLGREGLTSPPVLMAALFLTLYVALITLIARHEADPEAEPIPGWCRWGIPLLLTVWLVILLIRPGGPIEFNWKSMSALLSAMSILWAIVWVAQMRPQASPRVIQASVGGLIRGLLFTQAALCASTGGAGEGFALLLLFLFPVSGWIGKWFYGS
- a CDS encoding 3-dehydroquinate synthase; protein product: MSSSVTGFQQRLSIPFEFPVYFHRATFSPDNPLLANTINRLHEPRRHRVMVCVDKGAARAWPHYEARIQAYFKAHQDLLELAGPIETITGGEQAKQELAGLTRMIALMEKRHLARQSVVLIMGGGSILDMAGLAASLVHRGLRVIRMPTTVVGQNDVGVGVKTGIDLFGSKNFLGTFAPPFAVVNDFDFLDRLPDREWIAGVAEAFKVAMIKDRPFFTYLCRNARALRQRETSVMERLVITCAKLHLDHIRDGGDPFENGSARPLDFGHWSAHQLEVMSGYRLRHGEAVSIGIALDSYYAMRLGLIPEKALTTLLTALKATGLPIWNKQLTSLKPDGSLAILEGLTRFQEHLGGPLTITLPAPIGARTEVHTMDPAIIAEGITYLKKCVDSKLTS
- a CDS encoding nucleotide pyrophosphatase/phosphodiesterase family protein, with the protein product MRNRLVIIQVAGLGYDFLTETFGATWGGLPLEPLTSVFPALTCTAQATFRTAAPVSSHGMMANGQFHRELRRPLLWEQSSALVSGPRIWDAFRQRGKRVAMLFWQQSLGESVDIILSPAPIHKHGGGMVQSVYSQPAGLYDSLCKSIKRTFPLHRYWGPLASPVSSDWIAKATALLLADPDQAPDLCLTYLPALDYDLQRHGPAHPAAKRALSALLEQLALIRNAAEKNGYDLILFGDYAIGPSTQAIFPNRALLEANLFQTRTVAGMHYPDFHASQAFAMVDHEIAHVTLRNTANIEETRTALASLDGIETIMDAKAQHAAGLAHPHGGELLLVAKPGFWFAYPWWTDRKKAPDYASHVDIHNKPGYDPCELFFGWPPISVSQDTRRIKGSHGRIGKDRDAVWASTCQLAGTPATLQELAQLVKQHLETLS